One window of Mesorhizobium sp. PAMC28654 genomic DNA carries:
- a CDS encoding xanthine dehydrogenase family protein molybdopterin-binding subunit has translation MSKPFSPSPTSPAKPGRSRRAFLQGSGLLLGFAMLGAGIRPVLASTDPVEGDVSAAFAPDAFIRIGSDGKITFILPNIEMGQGTHTGEATLIAEELEVGLDQVSVVDAPPNDKLYATAALGGQATGGSTSMRATWESLRKAGATARMMLVAAAAAQWSVPASECVAKLGVVTHQPTGRQLAYRALADAAGKQPVPSDVKLKDPKDFELIGKSLRRVDTAGKVNGAVIYGIDVRVPGMKVATVSACPVLGGTLRDVDEKAARAIPGVRDIVRLPNAVAVIGDHFWAAKKGLAALDITWNDGANEKLGSADIMTALKAASEHKTPIMARKEGDVEGKLKSASKTVEAAYELPFLAHAPMEPINCVVHVRADECEIWVGTQVPTQAQAGAAQVTGFPLDKIIVHNHLIGGGFGRRLVAESVAQAVAIAKQVSYPVKVIWTREEDIQHDLYRPAYYDRISAGLGPDGLPVVWIDHVAGGSVLGNYIPGGWPDDKLDDDAVEGAVKPPYDLPVIQVDWVRQDPPVPITWWRGVGSTHNVFVVESFMDELANAAGKDPVEYRRALTKNQPRAAGVLELVAEKSGWGTPMPVGSGRGIALHDAFGSYMAAVLEISVASTGEITLHRAVVAVDCGIAINPNTVEAQIEGGLIFGLSAALYSGITFTNGRVDQSNFHDYRILRNNEAPKIEVYHVKSLESPGGIGETATVSAAPALANAIFAATGKRLRSLPFDRNQLKSDGADKTSVSMMPPLSVPVLAALAVSDEPAESKPEAA, from the coding sequence ATGAGCAAGCCATTCTCCCCCTCCCCGACCTCTCCAGCGAAACCAGGCCGCTCGCGCCGGGCCTTCCTGCAAGGCAGCGGCCTTCTTCTGGGCTTCGCCATGCTTGGCGCCGGCATCAGGCCGGTGCTTGCCTCGACCGACCCTGTCGAGGGCGACGTCTCCGCCGCCTTCGCACCCGATGCCTTCATCCGCATCGGCAGCGACGGCAAGATCACCTTCATCCTGCCCAACATCGAAATGGGACAGGGCACGCATACCGGCGAGGCCACGCTGATCGCCGAGGAACTGGAAGTCGGTCTCGATCAGGTGAGCGTCGTCGACGCACCGCCCAACGACAAGCTCTATGCCACCGCCGCTCTTGGCGGCCAGGCGACGGGCGGCTCCACCTCGATGCGTGCCACCTGGGAGTCGCTGCGCAAGGCCGGCGCCACGGCGCGCATGATGCTGGTTGCTGCAGCGGCCGCGCAATGGTCGGTTCCAGCATCGGAATGCGTGGCCAAACTGGGTGTTGTCACGCACCAGCCGACCGGCAGGCAGCTTGCCTATCGCGCACTCGCCGATGCGGCGGGCAAGCAGCCGGTACCCAGCGACGTAAAACTCAAGGATCCCAAGGATTTCGAACTGATCGGCAAGTCGCTGCGCAGGGTGGACACGGCGGGCAAGGTCAATGGCGCGGTGATCTACGGCATCGACGTGCGCGTGCCCGGCATGAAGGTGGCGACCGTATCCGCCTGCCCAGTCCTTGGCGGCACGCTGCGGGATGTCGACGAGAAGGCCGCGCGCGCCATTCCCGGCGTGCGCGATATTGTCCGGCTGCCCAACGCCGTGGCCGTCATCGGCGATCATTTCTGGGCCGCTAAGAAGGGGCTGGCGGCGCTCGACATCACCTGGAACGATGGCGCCAATGAAAAACTCGGCAGCGCCGATATCATGACAGCCCTGAAGGCCGCGTCCGAGCACAAGACGCCGATCATGGCGCGCAAGGAAGGCGACGTGGAAGGCAAGTTGAAATCGGCATCGAAGACGGTCGAGGCGGCCTATGAACTGCCGTTCCTCGCCCATGCGCCGATGGAGCCGATCAACTGCGTCGTGCATGTTCGCGCCGACGAATGCGAGATCTGGGTCGGCACGCAGGTGCCAACCCAGGCTCAGGCCGGCGCGGCACAGGTCACCGGCTTCCCGCTCGACAAGATCATCGTCCACAACCATCTGATCGGCGGCGGCTTCGGCCGCCGGCTGGTCGCTGAATCGGTTGCGCAGGCCGTGGCGATCGCCAAGCAGGTGAGCTACCCGGTCAAGGTGATCTGGACCCGCGAGGAAGACATCCAGCACGACCTCTACCGGCCCGCCTATTACGACCGGATCTCCGCCGGGCTCGGCCCGGATGGTCTGCCGGTGGTCTGGATCGACCATGTCGCCGGCGGCTCGGTGCTGGGCAACTATATTCCCGGCGGCTGGCCGGACGACAAGCTTGACGACGACGCCGTCGAGGGCGCGGTCAAGCCGCCCTATGACCTGCCGGTCATCCAGGTCGACTGGGTGCGCCAGGATCCGCCGGTGCCGATCACCTGGTGGCGCGGCGTCGGTTCCACACACAATGTCTTCGTCGTCGAAAGCTTCATGGACGAACTCGCCAACGCGGCGGGCAAGGACCCTGTCGAGTATCGCCGGGCGCTGACGAAGAACCAGCCGCGCGCGGCGGGCGTGCTGGAACTGGTGGCCGAAAAATCCGGCTGGGGCACGCCCATGCCGGTCGGCTCGGGACGCGGCATTGCCCTGCACGATGCCTTCGGCAGCTATATGGCGGCGGTTCTGGAAATCTCGGTGGCATCGACCGGCGAGATCACGCTGCACCGGGCGGTGGTGGCGGTGGATTGCGGCATCGCCATCAACCCCAACACCGTCGAGGCGCAGATCGAAGGCGGGCTCATCTTCGGCCTGTCGGCCGCGCTCTACAGCGGCATAACCTTCACCAATGGCCGCGTCGACCAGAGCAATTTTCACGACTACCGCATCCTGCGCAACAACGAGGCGCCGAAGATCGAGGTCTATCACGTCAAGAGCCTGGAATCGCCGGGCGGCATCGGCGAGACGGCTACGGTGTCGGCGGCCCCTGCCCTTGCCAATGCGATCTTCGCCGCCACGGGAAAGCGCCTGCGCAGCCTGCCCTTCGACCGCAACCAGCTGAAGAGCGACGGCGCCGACAAGACCAGCGTCTCGATGATGCCGCCGCTCAGCGTGCCTGTTCTGGCCGCGCTGGCCGTGAGCGACGAACCCGCCGAATCCAAGCCCGAGGCGGCGTAA
- a CDS encoding 2OG-Fe(II) oxygenase has product MTIHSINVAARLTEDRVARYDWAALGSELSGHGCAVMEKLLSPDECRQIAGLYPEEGHFRSHIHMARHGFGKGEYRYFRYPLPDLIGSLRSALYPRLASVANEWNERMGQAQRYPAEHAALLKQCRDQGQTRPTPLLLQYVPGDFNCLHQDLYGDLAFPLQVAILLSEPGEDFTGGEFVLTEQRPRMQSRVEVVPLRQGDAVVFAVHNRPVQGTKGNYRVNLRHGVSRLRSGMRHTVGIIFHDAK; this is encoded by the coding sequence ATGACCATCCATTCGATAAATGTCGCTGCCCGGCTGACCGAGGACCGTGTCGCCCGATATGACTGGGCGGCTCTGGGTAGCGAATTGAGCGGCCATGGCTGCGCGGTGATGGAAAAACTCCTGTCACCTGACGAGTGCCGGCAGATCGCCGGCCTCTATCCGGAGGAAGGCCATTTCCGCAGCCATATCCACATGGCCCGGCACGGCTTCGGCAAGGGCGAGTATCGCTATTTCCGCTATCCGCTTCCCGACCTGATCGGGAGCCTGCGCAGCGCGCTCTATCCTCGTCTCGCTTCGGTCGCCAATGAGTGGAACGAGCGCATGGGGCAGGCCCAGCGCTATCCAGCCGAGCACGCCGCGCTCCTGAAACAATGCCGCGACCAGGGCCAGACAAGGCCGACGCCGCTTTTGCTGCAATACGTGCCCGGCGACTTCAACTGCCTGCACCAGGACCTCTATGGCGATCTCGCCTTTCCGCTGCAGGTGGCGATCCTGCTGTCGGAGCCGGGCGAGGATTTCACCGGCGGCGAGTTCGTGCTGACGGAGCAGCGCCCGCGCATGCAGAGCCGGGTCGAGGTGGTGCCGCTCAGGCAGGGCGATGCCGTGGTCTTCGCCGTCCACAACCGCCCGGTGCAGGGCACGAAGGGCAATTATCGGGTGAATTTGCGGCACGGCGTCAGCCGCCTGCGATCGGGCATGCGGCATACTGTGGGGATTATTTTTCACGATGCGAAGTAG
- a CDS encoding c-type cytochrome, with product MKRLGLIVLAAVVIIVAAVAVFLFKPASLPDVSVAQAALPTGQALIDRGEYLTRAADCVACHTTAGGKPYAGGLAFKLPFGTLYSPNITADKETGIGDWTDAQFVRALHQGIGWQGGNLYPAFPYAAYARMTTEDALAIKAYLFSLPVVHADKPKNDLIFPFNQRYVMRFWNLLFVPSGPLQPDPQQTADWNRGAYLVEAMAHCGECHTPRNLLYALDSGKKFAGAELQGWKAYNISSDKRSGIGGWSDEQLADYLSKGHAEGRGSATGSMGEAVDYSLRHLTPEDIKAIVAYVRTVPPQASSDQAIVEAEPATLKASTAYAPAPDAAAQGGLGLKLFQGACASCHGWNGEGLQTPYAALHGSRTVNDPDGTNLIQVILKGAHMTTATGTQAMPAFANAYSDVEIAALGNYVLGHFSGKQSAITPADVAKARAQ from the coding sequence ATGAAACGGCTGGGCCTCATCGTTCTCGCCGCCGTTGTGATCATTGTTGCTGCCGTCGCGGTATTCCTGTTCAAGCCGGCATCGCTGCCGGATGTCTCCGTGGCACAGGCGGCACTGCCCACCGGCCAGGCGCTGATCGATCGCGGTGAGTATCTGACGCGCGCCGCCGACTGCGTCGCCTGCCACACGACGGCTGGCGGCAAGCCCTATGCGGGCGGCCTCGCCTTCAAGCTGCCGTTCGGCACGCTCTACTCGCCCAACATCACGGCCGACAAGGAAACCGGCATCGGCGACTGGACCGACGCGCAGTTCGTGCGCGCCCTGCACCAGGGCATCGGCTGGCAAGGTGGCAATCTCTATCCGGCCTTCCCCTATGCCGCCTATGCGCGGATGACGACGGAGGACGCGCTGGCGATCAAGGCCTATCTGTTCAGCCTGCCCGTGGTGCACGCGGACAAGCCGAAGAACGATCTCATCTTCCCGTTCAACCAGCGTTATGTGATGCGCTTCTGGAACCTGCTGTTCGTGCCGAGCGGCCCGCTGCAACCCGATCCGCAGCAGACAGCGGACTGGAACCGTGGCGCTTATCTGGTCGAGGCCATGGCGCATTGCGGCGAATGCCACACGCCGCGCAATTTGCTCTACGCGCTCGACAGCGGCAAGAAATTCGCCGGCGCCGAACTGCAGGGCTGGAAGGCCTACAATATCAGTTCAGACAAGCGCTCGGGCATAGGCGGCTGGAGCGACGAGCAACTGGCCGACTATCTGTCCAAGGGCCATGCCGAAGGGCGCGGTTCGGCGACGGGCAGCATGGGCGAAGCGGTCGACTACAGCCTGCGCCATCTGACGCCGGAAGACATCAAGGCGATCGTCGCCTATGTGAGAACCGTGCCGCCGCAGGCAAGTTCCGACCAGGCCATCGTCGAGGCTGAACCGGCCACGCTCAAGGCGTCGACAGCCTATGCCCCCGCTCCGGACGCTGCCGCGCAAGGCGGGCTTGGCCTGAAGCTGTTCCAGGGCGCCTGCGCCAGTTGCCATGGCTGGAACGGCGAAGGGCTGCAGACGCCCTATGCCGCCTTGCACGGAAGCCGCACGGTCAACGACCCCGACGGGACCAATCTGATCCAGGTCATCCTCAAGGGGGCGCACATGACAACGGCGACGGGCACGCAGGCGATGCCCGCTTTCGCCAACGCCTATTCGGACGTCGAGATCGCGGCACTCGGCAACTACGTTCTCGGCCATTTCAGCGGCAAGCAATCGGCGATCACGCCGGCCGACGTGGCGAAGGCGCGCGCGCAATAG
- a CDS encoding methylated-DNA--[protein]-cysteine S-methyltransferase: MERLDLDTINTANIAGYPPRPTRRSGASHEIAFAIGRSALGAVLVARGAVGVCAILIGGDADELMLDLAGRFPGMRLQRDEVGLRQDLASTITFIANPSEGLDLPLDMSRGTPFQRRVWDELRTIPIGATISYGALARRIGKPGAVRAVANACAANAIALGILDLLR; this comes from the coding sequence ATGGAACGCCTCGACCTCGATACTATCAACACCGCGAACATCGCTGGTTACCCGCCGCGGCCGACAAGGCGCTCGGGCGCTTCGCACGAGATCGCCTTCGCAATCGGAAGGAGCGCGCTCGGCGCGGTCCTGGTTGCCCGCGGCGCCGTCGGCGTCTGCGCCATCCTGATCGGCGGCGATGCCGATGAACTGATGCTCGACCTTGCCGGCCGTTTCCCAGGCATGCGGCTTCAGCGCGACGAGGTGGGGCTTCGCCAGGACCTGGCCAGCACCATCACCTTCATCGCCAATCCCAGTGAGGGGCTCGATCTGCCGCTGGACATGAGCCGGGGCACGCCGTTCCAGCGGCGCGTGTGGGATGAACTGCGCACCATCCCGATCGGCGCCACGATCAGCTATGGCGCGCTCGCGCGGCGCATCGGCAAGCCCGGCGCGGTGCGCGCGGTCGCCAATGCCTGCGCGGCCAATGCGATCGCCTTGGGCATTCTGGACTTGCTTCGGTAA
- the alkB gene encoding DNA oxidative demethylase AlkB encodes MSDLFDRLEPRDPPRQAMAEGAVLLRGAALPFEAAILAALDTITARAPFRHMTTPGGYVMSVAMTNCGAAGWVTDRSGYRYDRIDPDSGLPWPALPDCFVELAVAAATEAGYPDFVPDACLINRYEPGARLSLHQDRNERDLSWPIVSVSLGLPAGFQFGGLKRTDPVRKYALRHGDIAVWGGPSRLCFHGVSELKDGEHEMLGRMRVNLTFRGAL; translated from the coding sequence ATGAGCGACCTGTTCGACAGGCTTGAGCCTCGGGATCCACCACGCCAGGCGATGGCCGAAGGCGCCGTGCTGTTGCGCGGCGCCGCACTGCCGTTTGAAGCCGCCATCCTTGCCGCGCTGGATACGATCACGGCGCGGGCGCCGTTCCGCCACATGACGACGCCCGGCGGCTATGTGATGTCGGTGGCGATGACCAATTGCGGCGCCGCCGGCTGGGTGACCGACCGCAGTGGCTATCGCTATGACCGCATCGACCCGGACAGCGGCCTGCCATGGCCGGCGCTGCCGGATTGCTTCGTCGAACTCGCCGTCGCCGCCGCCACCGAGGCCGGCTATCCCGATTTCGTGCCGGATGCCTGCCTGATCAACCGCTATGAGCCCGGCGCTCGCCTGTCGCTGCACCAGGACCGCAACGAACGCGATCTTTCGTGGCCGATCGTCTCCGTGTCGCTCGGCTTGCCCGCCGGCTTCCAGTTCGGCGGCCTGAAGCGCACCGACCCGGTGCGCAAATATGCGCTGCGCCACGGCGACATCGCCGTCTGGGGCGGGCCGTCGCGGCTTTGCTTCCACGGTGTCTCGGAACTGAAGGATGGCGAGCACGAGATGCTCGGCCGCATGCGCGTCAACCTCACATTTCGCGGCGCGCTGTAG
- a CDS encoding (2Fe-2S)-binding protein, giving the protein MIALNVNGQDRNVDVPDDMPLLWVLRDVIGLTGTKFGCGIAQCGACTVQLDGQPVRSCVLPVASVGSRHVTTVEAIGATPSGKKVQQAWLDLEVIQCGYCQSGQIMSASALLDRTPDPSDSDIDAAMSGNICRCGTYTRIRAAIKQAAKA; this is encoded by the coding sequence ATGATTGCGCTGAACGTGAATGGCCAGGACCGCAACGTCGATGTTCCCGACGACATGCCGCTGCTGTGGGTGTTGCGAGACGTCATCGGCCTGACCGGCACCAAGTTCGGCTGCGGTATCGCTCAGTGCGGCGCCTGCACGGTGCAGCTTGACGGGCAACCCGTCCGCTCCTGCGTCCTGCCTGTCGCTTCGGTCGGTTCACGGCATGTCACCACCGTCGAGGCGATCGGCGCGACGCCCTCTGGCAAGAAAGTGCAGCAGGCCTGGCTCGACCTCGAAGTGATCCAGTGCGGCTATTGCCAGTCCGGGCAGATCATGTCCGCCTCGGCGCTTCTCGACCGCACGCCCGATCCGAGCGACAGCGACATCGACGCGGCCATGTCCGGCAACATCTGCCGATGCGGCACCTACACGCGGATCCGAGCGGCGATAAAACAGGCCGCCAAGGCCTGA
- a CDS encoding DMT family transporter, with protein MSPSLVAYGFLALAIICEVTGSSLLQKSEQFSRLMPTLAMALCFVAALFFLSQALKLIPLGVAYAIWAGLGIVLTSLVSVFVFRFTLDAAALVGIALIVSGVVVMNVFSNSVAH; from the coding sequence ATGAGCCCCTCCCTTGTCGCCTATGGCTTCCTTGCCCTCGCCATCATCTGCGAGGTCACGGGCTCGTCGCTTCTGCAGAAGTCCGAGCAGTTCAGCCGGCTCATGCCCACCCTGGCCATGGCACTGTGCTTCGTCGCGGCGCTTTTCTTCCTGTCGCAGGCGCTGAAGCTCATTCCGCTGGGTGTCGCCTATGCGATCTGGGCCGGACTCGGCATCGTGCTGACCTCACTCGTCAGCGTCTTCGTGTTCCGCTTCACGCTCGACGCCGCAGCGCTCGTCGGCATCGCCCTCATTGTGTCCGGCGTTGTCGTGATGAACGTCTTTTCGAACAGCGTCGCGCATTGA
- a CDS encoding ester cyclase, whose protein sequence is MSKESDNKAIVGRWFTHFWGETCNLDIVDELAAPDMLLHYSLHEPRRGRDDIKAFMSDFRAAFPDLHFWGAAELIAEGDYVVGQWDGGGMHTGPAFSDFLVGSLPAASGRKMRFTGTTVLKIEDGRIVSEIGLDDGVKALTQLGLIKQA, encoded by the coding sequence ATGTCCAAAGAGAGCGACAACAAGGCCATTGTCGGCCGTTGGTTCACCCATTTCTGGGGCGAGACCTGCAACCTCGATATCGTCGACGAACTGGCGGCGCCGGACATGCTCCTGCACTATTCCCTGCATGAGCCGCGCCGGGGCCGCGACGACATCAAGGCTTTCATGAGTGATTTTCGCGCGGCGTTCCCCGACCTGCATTTCTGGGGCGCGGCCGAGCTGATCGCCGAGGGCGACTATGTCGTGGGCCAGTGGGACGGCGGCGGCATGCATACCGGCCCGGCCTTCAGCGACTTCCTCGTGGGGTCGCTGCCGGCAGCCAGCGGCCGCAAGATGCGGTTCACCGGCACCACCGTGCTGAAGATCGAGGATGGCAGGATCGTCTCGGAGATCGGCCTCGACGACGGCGTCAAGGCGCTGACGCAGCTTGGCCTGATCAAGCAGGCGTAA
- a CDS encoding IS3 family transposase (programmed frameshift) — protein sequence MTKQRQFTDAFKAEAVGLVRTSGRTKRQIAEDLGVGFSTLTRWMGRQLDREMGDPGRPPDADVAAELKRLRRENEILRQERDILKRATGFFRQGGKSVRFALIDQAKKDFPVDRLCATLGVSPSGYFAWGRRPACRRQRDDMIMLAHVRSSFALSNGTYGSPRMTRELQDNGFAIGRRRTARLMRENGLQARQKRRFKRTTDSEHAFPVAPNVIDQDFAATGPNQKWGADISYIWTREGWLYLAVVIDLFARKVVGWAAGNRLHRSLALAALNKAFVMRQPEPGLIHHSDRGSQYCSIDYQAELRAAGVIISMSGKGNCFDNAMVETFFKTLKTELIWRTSFLTRADAQAAIARYIDGFYNPIRRHSALDYISPMQFERNAAE from the exons ATGACGAAACAGAGACAGTTTACGGATGCGTTCAAGGCGGAGGCGGTTGGCCTTGTGCGAACGAGCGGTCGGACGAAGCGGCAGATCGCGGAGGATCTTGGTGTTGGTTTCTCGACGCTGACGCGATGGATGGGTCGGCAGCTGGATCGTGAGATGGGCGATCCTGGGCGTCCGCCTGATGCTGATGTCGCCGCTGAATTGAAACGGCTGCGGCGGGAGAATGAAATCCTTCGGCAGGAGCGGGATATCTTGAAACGGGCGACGG GCTTTTTTCGTCAAGGAGGGAAGTCGGTGAGGTTCGCGCTCATCGACCAGGCGAAGAAGGATTTCCCTGTGGACCGTTTGTGCGCGACGCTGGGTGTCAGCCCGAGCGGCTACTTTGCCTGGGGGCGCCGGCCGGCGTGCCGCCGGCAGCGCGACGACATGATAATGCTGGCGCATGTGCGATCGTCGTTCGCGCTGTCGAACGGAACCTATGGTAGCCCGCGCATGACGCGGGAACTGCAAGACAATGGCTTTGCCATTGGCCGGCGACGAACGGCGCGTCTGATGCGGGAGAATGGCCTCCAGGCAAGACAGAAGCGGCGGTTCAAGCGCACGACGGACAGCGAACACGCCTTTCCGGTTGCCCCCAATGTCATCGACCAGGATTTTGCCGCCACTGGTCCCAACCAGAAATGGGGTGCCGACATCTCCTACATCTGGACGCGGGAGGGCTGGTTGTACCTTGCTGTCGTCATCGATCTGTTTGCCCGCAAGGTCGTTGGCTGGGCTGCTGGCAACCGGCTACACCGCAGCCTGGCTCTGGCAGCGCTCAACAAGGCGTTCGTCATGCGGCAGCCGGAACCCGGCCTCATTCACCACTCCGACCGCGGCAGCCAATATTGTTCTATCGACTACCAAGCCGAATTGCGTGCCGCCGGCGTCATCATCTCAATGTCAGGCAAGGGCAATTGCTTTGATAACGCCATGGTCGAAACATTCTTCAAGACGCTGAAAACTGAACTGATCTGGCGCACCTCTTTCCTTACCCGCGCCGATGCCCAAGCCGCCATTGCCCGATATATCGACGGCTTCTACAATCCCATCCGGCGGCATTCCGCGCTCGACTACATCAGCCCGATGCAGTTCGAGCGAAACGCCGCCGAATGA
- a CDS encoding DUF922 domain-containing Zn-dependent protease has product MRSYVRLFWLAAGLVIPSIPAHAGPVEKVETYAISGQTGEQLYRSIGENGPLIRGAKTRTIAYTNFKLTWVRDYQHRGKDCVLASAKPKLIVTYTLPKAAGPLPPAVQKSWDVFIAGVTAHEKVHGASMIQMVHDIEAATIGLTVPDDPKCSKIRDEVVRRLDAISKARVQGSRDFDRVEFGQGGNLQMLIRDLLIGG; this is encoded by the coding sequence TTGCGTTCATATGTTCGACTGTTCTGGCTGGCGGCCGGGTTGGTGATCCCGTCAATTCCGGCGCATGCCGGGCCGGTCGAGAAGGTCGAGACCTACGCCATCTCGGGCCAGACCGGAGAGCAACTGTACCGTTCGATCGGCGAGAACGGGCCGCTGATCCGCGGCGCCAAGACACGCACCATCGCCTACACCAATTTCAAGCTCACCTGGGTCAGGGACTATCAGCACAGGGGCAAGGACTGCGTGCTGGCGTCGGCAAAGCCGAAGCTCATCGTCACCTACACCTTGCCGAAGGCGGCCGGCCCGCTGCCGCCGGCCGTCCAGAAGAGTTGGGACGTCTTCATCGCCGGCGTCACCGCGCATGAGAAGGTGCATGGCGCCAGCATGATCCAGATGGTCCACGACATCGAGGCGGCAACGATCGGCCTCACCGTTCCCGACGATCCCAAATGCAGCAAGATTCGCGACGAGGTGGTCAGGCGGCTCGATGCGATCTCGAAGGCGCGGGTGCAGGGCAGTCGGGATTTCGACCGCGTCGAATTCGGCCAGGGCGGCAATCTGCAGATGCTCATCCGCGACCTGTTGATTGGTGGATAG